The window ACCGGTTGCAGGCCAACAGCTACGTCCAGACCCGGAAGATGATCTTGCTCAAGTAGACATCACGTCTTGCGTCGGCATCCGTCCGGGCACGGCTGACTGACGGCATGACCACGCAATTGTGATTAGACCCTCCAATTGGGGGGTCTTTTCATATGGTCAATACGCAAAATAGGATAAAAATAGCCATATCTTCTTACAAGATATAGCTAACTTTTCATCGAAGCGACGGCACTAAGCAGTCGGATTTTGTGCAATTCCAGTTGGACACATATAAGTACTATATTATGTGTCAATACGTTACGGAGGGACTTAAGGTATATCGGGGAATTGACGATACACTTAATACGGATTGGGAGCAAATTATTTTTTTCACATTTTCGCCTTGACAGAATCACGAGATTGTGTTACCAAGATAGTGCGATAGTGAAAAATGTAACTAACTTCGGCCGACGGCTCGTCCGCTTCTGACAGGTGGTTGTCAGGCCTCACGGGAGCGCCGACCGCAGCCTTTTCCGGCGATGTGGATAACTAAGCGACTCTAAGATACTCAATCAGATTCAGGAGCTATGATGGCAAACGCATTTCCGAAAACTCCCAAGCTCGACGAGCTTGAGAAGGGTAAATGGCCAAGCTTCGTAACCGAGATCAAAATGGCGGCCAGAAAGAACCCGATGAGTCGGGACCTTCTGGGGCTGCTGGAACGGTCATACGACGAAAAGCTCGGCCACTGGAAACATGGGGGGATTGTCGGGGTGATGGGATATGGTGGCGGCGTTATCGGCCGGTACTCCGACCTGCCGGACGAGTACCCGAATATATCGCACTTTCATACGATGCGTATCAATCAGCCCGCCGGCTGGTTTTACACCAGCGATGCCCTGCGCAAGATCTGTGACATTTGGGAGAAGCACGGTTCGGGTCTTACCAACATGCACGGCTCGACCGGCGACATAATTCTGCTGGGGACCAGCACCGATCATCTCGAGCCGGTCTTCTCCGAACTGCAGAAAATCGATTTCGATATCGGCGGTTCCGGGTCGGATGTACGTACGCCGAGCTGCTGCTGCGGCATGGCGCGGTGCGAGTGGGCCTGCTATGACACGATGGCTGCCTGCTATGACTTTACCATGGCGTTCCAGGACGAAATCCACCGCCCGGCGTTCCCGTACAAATTCAAGTTCAAATTCTCCGGATGCCCGAACGACTGTGTGGCGTCGATTGCGCGTGCCGACATGTCAATTATCGGCACCTGGCGCGACAACATCCAGGTCGACCAGGCGGCAGTCAAAGAATACGCCGACAAAGGCATGAACATCCAACGCGACGTAGTGGGCAATTGTCCTGCCAAGTGCATGGACTGGGACGGCAAGCAGCTCAAGATCGAGAACGCTTATTGCCGTCGCTGCATGCATTGTATCAATGCTCTGCCCAAGGCTCTGGCTCCCGGTAAGGACCGTGGTGCCACCGTACTACTCGGTTCAAAGGCGCCGATTGTCGAAGGCGCATTGCTGTCTTCGGTGCTCATACCGTTCGTGAAGATGGAGCCACCCTACCAGGAGATCAAGGATGTGATTGAGAACATCTGGGAAATCTGGTGCGAGGAAGGCAAGAACCGCGAGCGCGTGGGTGAGTTCATCCAGCGCGTGGGCATGGGCAATTTCCTCGAAGCGATCGGCCTGGAGCCGACGCCCGAGATGGTGGCGCATCCGCGCGAGAACCCCTACGTCTTCTATGAAGAGTATTTCGAGGAAGATGAGGGCGAGACGGAAGCCGCCAAGGCCTGAACCTGAACCCGGAAACGAAGAAAAGCAAAGGATACCATATGGCTGATGTGATGCAAGACCGGCGGACCGACTACGGACCGCCTCATTACGAGCAGTTCCTGCCGCCGATCATCAAGGAAAACTACGGCAAGTGGAAGTACCACGAAGTGCTCAAGCCGGGCGTGATGGTGCACGTGTCGCATTCCGGCGCGAAGCTCTACACCGTCCGGGCGGCGTCGAGTCGACTGCTCAGTATCGACAAGATCAGGATGTATTGTGACCTGGCCGACAAATACTGCGGCGGCCATTTGAGATTTACCAGCCGCCACAATGTCGAGTTTCTCACGGACAAGTTTGAAAATATCGAACCGCTTATCAAAGACCTGAAAGCGATCGGTCACCCGGTGGGCGGGATCGGCAACTCGATCTCGGCGATTGTCCACACCCAGGGCTGGATTCACTGCCACTCGGCGGCCACCGATGCGTCGGGGATTGTCAAGGCGGTCATGGATGATGTGATCGATCACTTCGAGAACATGAAACTGCCGGGCAAGCTGCGGATTGCTCTCGCCTGCTGCCTGAATATGTGCGGTGCGGTGCACTGTTCCGATATCGCCATTCTCGGTATCCACCGCCGTCCGCCGCGCATTCAGCACGACAAGGTCAAGAAGATGTGCGAGATACCGAACGTGAGCGCCTCCTGCCCGACCGCAGCGATTCGGCCGGCGCGGGTTGGCGGTCACGAGTCGATCGAGATTATCGAAGAACAGTGCATGTTCTGTGCGAACTGCTTTACGGTC is drawn from Candidatus Zixiibacteriota bacterium and contains these coding sequences:
- the dsrB gene encoding dissimilatory-type sulfite reductase subunit beta, with the protein product MQDRRTDYGPPHYEQFLPPIIKENYGKWKYHEVLKPGVMVHVSHSGAKLYTVRAASSRLLSIDKIRMYCDLADKYCGGHLRFTSRHNVEFLTDKFENIEPLIKDLKAIGHPVGGIGNSISAIVHTQGWIHCHSAATDASGIVKAVMDDVIDHFENMKLPGKLRIALACCLNMCGAVHCSDIAILGIHRRPPRIQHDKVKKMCEIPNVSASCPTAAIRPARVGGHESIEIIEEQCMFCANCFTVCPALPIADPLNDGVSIWVGGKVSNARHEPMFSKLAIPFLPNNPPRWPEVTTAISNLVELWAANARKYERMGEWIERIGWPKFFKMAGIEFQKEHIDDFKHAGLTYKRSTHLTF
- the dsrA gene encoding dissimilatory-type sulfite reductase subunit alpha; its protein translation is MANAFPKTPKLDELEKGKWPSFVTEIKMAARKNPMSRDLLGLLERSYDEKLGHWKHGGIVGVMGYGGGVIGRYSDLPDEYPNISHFHTMRINQPAGWFYTSDALRKICDIWEKHGSGLTNMHGSTGDIILLGTSTDHLEPVFSELQKIDFDIGGSGSDVRTPSCCCGMARCEWACYDTMAACYDFTMAFQDEIHRPAFPYKFKFKFSGCPNDCVASIARADMSIIGTWRDNIQVDQAAVKEYADKGMNIQRDVVGNCPAKCMDWDGKQLKIENAYCRRCMHCINALPKALAPGKDRGATVLLGSKAPIVEGALLSSVLIPFVKMEPPYQEIKDVIENIWEIWCEEGKNRERVGEFIQRVGMGNFLEAIGLEPTPEMVAHPRENPYVFYEEYFEEDEGETEAAKA